From the genome of Phycisphaerae bacterium:
CCCCGGCGGACAGACGTTCCGCGGCTCGATCGACGTGAGCATCTCCTGCGATACGCCGGACGCGCAGATATTCTACACCACCAACGGCAGCCCGCCCGGCCTGACCAGCCCGGAGTACACCGAGCCGCTGACGCTGACGAGCACCACCGTGCTCAAAGCCGTGGCCTATCATCCCGCGATGGAACTCAGCGCCATCGCCGAGGCGACCTTCACCGAGCTGCCGTCGGTGGAACTGACACTGCACCGTGTCTCCGACATCACCGGCATCCAGCACACAGCGGACCCGGGACAACCGCAGACCGTCTTCGCTCCCGGCGAAACCGCCCGCGTCACGCTGACCGCCGCCAACGTCGGTGGAGCCTTTCCCGCCCTCTGCACGCTGGTGATCGCACCGCAAACCGCCCACGCCGCGCCCATCTACGACAGCCACGACCCAGCCACGACCAACAGCACCGAGATCGAGGACGTATCGGGCGGCCTGACCGAAGACGATACGCAATACTACAGCTTCGACCTGGTCATTCCCGAAACCGCGGACGGCCCGTACGACCTGCTCGGCTCGATCCGCCACGCGGACTCCTGGCCGACGCTCTACGAAACCACGCTGGCCGGACCGGATACGACAGACGTCGAAACGGCCTGGATCGCCGCCCTCGAAGTCATTCCCGAAGGCAGCAACACCGAACCGACCGCAGCCTTCCTCGCCGCCACCAGCGTGCTGACCGTCTACGTGGACGCTTCGAGTTCAACCGACCCGCAGGATGCACTGGGCGAACTGGCCGTTCGGTGGGACTGGACCGACGATGGAACCTGGGACACCGACTGGACCACGGTCAAGACCGGCTCGCACGCCTACGAGACCCTCGGCACCTACACCGTACGCCTCGAGGTCCGCGACAGCGGCGGCCTCTCGAACCAGACCACGCGAAACGTCACCCTCACCGGCGGCGCCTCCACCATCACCATCCCATGCGACGAAACCAGCGTCGAGATGCAGATGGTGCGGATTGCAGCGGGCTCGTTCGTCATGGGAGCGCCGACCGGCATCGGCTGGTCCGATGAACACCCGCAGCACACGGTGCAGATCACCAAGCCGTTCTACGTCGGCAAGTTCGAGGTCACCCAGAAGCAGTACCACGCGGTGATGGGCGTCAACCCAAGCCAGTTCATCGGCAACGACCGCCCGGTCGAAAAGGTCTCGTGGTTCGACGCGAAGACATTCTGCCAGCGACTCTCGGATCGCACCGGCCGAACCGTCCGCCTGCCCACCGAAGCCGAGTGGGAATACGCCTGCCGCGCCGGCGGCAGCACCAACTACTGCTACGGCGACGACCCCAATCAGCTCGGCTCGGTCGCCTGGTTCGGCGAGAACTCAGCCGACGCCACGCACGTGGTCGGCGGCAAAGACGCCAACGCCTGGGGCCTACACGACCTGCACGGCAACGTCTGGGAATGGTGCGCCGACTGGTACGACGCCGACTACTACCAGGTCTCTCCGCAGAACGACCCAGCCGGCCCGCCGTCCGGCGCCTACCGCGTGCTCCGCGGCGGATCGTTCCTCAGCATCGCCTACGACTGCCGCGCCAGCGGCCGCGATCGCTCCCGTCCGCTGGGCGCCAGCTACAGCTACGGCTTCCGAGTGGTCTTCACCGATTAGCCGAGGAACGGAACGTCTCAAACTCGGCCAGCAACGCCCGGACTTCGTCCTCCGAGACGTCATACCACTCCTCGTAGGCGTCGGCTACCGCGAACTGCCAGCCGTGCCGCAGGTTCGGACAGTAGACGGCCTCCGCGACCTGGGCCACCGACGCAGCGGCTTGTTCGTGCGCCGTCGGCGTCGCCGCCAGAATCTCCCGGCACCGCTGATTCCGCAACGCCTGGACCGCGACCTTCATCGTGAACCCGGAGGCCAACCCGTCGTCCACCAGAATGACCGTTCGGCCGGATAGCTCCGGTATCGGTTGATCGCCCCGAAGCTCACGGCTCCGTCGTCGGACCTTTTCCCGCGTGCGAGTAATTCCCTCTTGGATCTGATCGTCGGAAAGCCCCAGGTCTGGCAGGAGTTTCTCGTTGAGCATCACCGTCCCGTCGAACGCCACCGCGCCGTAGCCGGACTCGGTGCTCCAAGGCAGCGTGATCTTGCTGACCACCGCCAGGTCGAGGGCCAACTCCAGTTCGCGGGCGACCGTCACGCCCACCGGCACCCCTCCCGCCGGCACCGCCATCACCAGGGCGCCGGAACCGCGGCAATCCTCCAGCATGTTCGCCAGATGCATTCCCGCGTCGGCCCGGTCGCGAAACACGTGAAAACTGTTGCGCAGTTGCGGCAGATCGTGGATCAACAGCTCTTGGCGAGAACCGGCCATATTCATCCCCCTCGGTGCGACACGCTGGTTCGCCCCTCTGAACAATTATACGCGTGATATTATCACCCGCTGAATGGCGCGGCCCACAAGAGCGAAACGGTATTGACACAGCACTTGGATGTATGGTAGAATGCAG
Proteins encoded in this window:
- a CDS encoding SUMF1/EgtB/PvdO family nonheme iron enzyme — translated: PSPPPPPPPGYHSLTATVAAGQGSVSPDYAVYEEGTVATVTAAPAEGYGVMRWTGTDDDASTARTNTVTMDADKTVTVEFEPRPWAATPLFSPGGQTFRGSIDVSISCDTPDAQIFYTTNGSPPGLTSPEYTEPLTLTSTTVLKAVAYHPAMELSAIAEATFTELPSVELTLHRVSDITGIQHTADPGQPQTVFAPGETARVTLTAANVGGAFPALCTLVIAPQTAHAAPIYDSHDPATTNSTEIEDVSGGLTEDDTQYYSFDLVIPETADGPYDLLGSIRHADSWPTLYETTLAGPDTTDVETAWIAALEVIPEGSNTEPTAAFLAATSVLTVYVDASSSTDPQDALGELAVRWDWTDDGTWDTDWTTVKTGSHAYETLGTYTVRLEVRDSGGLSNQTTRNVTLTGGASTITIPCDETSVEMQMVRIAAGSFVMGAPTGIGWSDEHPQHTVQITKPFYVGKFEVTQKQYHAVMGVNPSQFIGNDRPVEKVSWFDAKTFCQRLSDRTGRTVRLPTEAEWEYACRAGGSTNYCYGDDPNQLGSVAWFGENSADATHVVGGKDANAWGLHDLHGNVWEWCADWYDADYYQVSPQNDPAGPPSGAYRVLRGGSFLSIAYDCRASGRDRSRPLGASYSYGFRVVFTD
- a CDS encoding phosphoribosyltransferase; this encodes MAGSRQELLIHDLPQLRNSFHVFRDRADAGMHLANMLEDCRGSGALVMAVPAGGVPVGVTVARELELALDLAVVSKITLPWSTESGYGAVAFDGTVMLNEKLLPDLGLSDDQIQEGITRTREKVRRRSRELRGDQPIPELSGRTVILVDDGLASGFTMKVAVQALRNQRCREILAATPTAHEQAAASVAQVAEAVYCPNLRHGWQFAVADAYEEWYDVSEDEVRALLAEFETFRSSANR